aattattgtgtaaaaaaaattgaaaatataactAATGAATTTAATTTAATGGTATTGAAATTATTCTAAAATTATAAGTTTTGAATTTAAGTCTTAAGCTTcgattattatataaaaaataatttatattttatgaaaattattttttaaaaagatgaaaatattttttattatttaattacaatattaaattaaaagtATGTCTTTATATCATGTATATataattacttttattttttaataaaattatgaaagtcaataaaataattttcattttaaaaataagaagttattttctttaaaatgagTTAATTTTCCTTttgattataaaaatattttttattaatcaaattttcttaaatattttttttgtttaaattgtttgacaattattatttatttaaaatacaaacatttttattatttaaaatatataaatgattttttatttttaaaaattaaattaatgtgactattaaataataaatataaactcaaattttattattatattttttttatctcattacaCATCACCACTTAATTTTTTTATCCCActaatcttaactttatttttcataACATTCAATTATAtcaatttctttttgtttatattttttttttcttttccttttctaaaTTCTATACTTTAAATTAAATGAGTTTTAAGAAAATAGGTTAAAATCTCTAAAAAGTGTTTAatgttataataatataattttaaattacttttttaataaGCTATTTATTCTAATAAAGTGATTTTGAGAATTTATGTATCAAGTTGTAATTAAAATTACTatcgaaaaaattatttttttaaatatataaattaataaatattaaaaaatattttcaaattaaattttataaattttaattataaaaatcttaaaataataaaataaattttttaaattaccttttttaataacatttaaaatttaattctataaatttaatattaaataagtACATAATTAGGCCCAAACTTAATTTTGGACTAATTGACATGGAATGAGGAAATTGGCGCTTATCCCTTACATGGGCTGGCCACTATGAACTCTTAAGCCCACATGACAAGAGCGAAGCGGCGAGCCCCTAAACTCGCTCGGCATACCCAGAACAACAGGGAGTCAGAGACCTCGAATCGATCACGTTCACAAAGTTTTGCGGAAAATGGGGAAACCATTGGGAACGACGGGGGAGTTCTTCAGGAGAAGGGATGAATGGAGGAAGCATCCGATGCTCACCAATCAGTTCCGTCATGCAGTTCCTGGCCTTGGGATTGGCCTAGTCGCCTTCGGCATCTACCTTGTTGGGGAACAAGTTTACAACAAGCTTTATGCTCCTTCCTCTAGCCACCACGCCTCTTCGTCCTCTCACTCTCACTGATTGCAACAATCTATGTTTGATGTGCTTCTCAGGTTAGCTGATTTGCGATTTTCTTGAACTTTCTGCGTTCGTAAAAGATTAGTTTGCTTTCACTGGAGTAGATCAATTTTGGTTTTGATGTTTTATTACTGGCCGATTATGCAGTTCTCTTGGTGGGTTTTCAGGTTTATATCGTAATTTGCAGCTAGTTAGTTGCTAGGTCCTTCTTTTTGCGATTTTTATCGAACTTAATATTTTCCTTTTTTGTTGTTTCGACTCTGTGATTGGTTCGGTGATTGGGTCCTTCTAATGGCCACCGTTCATTTTGGTGATTTTGTCACTAAATAAGAGCTCGTTTGAAAAGGTGCCTTTCTAATTCGCCAATTTATTCAGTGTCGTGGTTGGAATAGATGTTGTGATTGGCTATTTGGCTTTGGTGAAACGGGAATGTTTTTGTTTTTCTGGGGTTTGGTACTCTTTCAATGGTGCTGGTGGCTATGATTCCTTCTTTTGGGTATCAAGATTGTTTTTATACGTGAATCTGTTTTTGTTCCTCTGATTTTTTTTCCCCTCATTTTGTGCGTTTCTTGCCTTTCTCCAAAGTAGCATCATCAGTTGTGTGAATATTACTTATAGATGGCCATCATTTATTGCTGCTTTTTGGTAATTATACATTAAGATTTCTTGAATATGGATTTAGTTTCAATAGCTTCTTTCCTCATCATGTACCATCGTGTGAAGTTGTATTGTGTGTTTTAAATTAGGAAACTGTGTAGTTTGTATGGAATTTCTTTGGATGCTTTGCAGAATTCGATATAGGATGTCTTCTCATGCTAAAAACTTGTTGAAGCTTTTTGCCTGGTAATTATAGAATGTAGAATTTACAATGGCCAAATACATATCTGCACCTCTGTACTATTTGGGATTGACTTATTTAACATATGAACTATTTTTTTAACCTATCAAACACCCTAACTCATTAAAATTTAAACACAAATTGGCACAGTGAACAGAGCATGTAATCATGCATGATGAAGCAAGAGCACAGGAAAAAAAGGTCAACATGGCATCATCTTTGTCCTCTGCTGAACTCATTTCAATTCCAAAAACGCCAGTATTGCGTCTGTTTTTTAACCTAGTCCTAAAATCCAGTGTTGTTAAAAGCGTTAGGCGCCCTTAAGGCGAGAAGGTCCTCTGTTGCCTGAGCAAATTGAGGTGCTAATTTattctaaaataataaataattaaatatacaacATAAAAAAGTCTAACATATTACACAATCAATAAATTGCCAAATTTCATATTCATATTTCATAATATATTATGTGTTTTAAGCTTTAAGATCAAAAGCATTCATTTAATAACACAAAATGTTAAAGTAAAAACTATAAAGCacgtaatataatttaaaattctagATGCATTGTTCAattttattcattatatcatGCAAACTCGAAATCCTAATTCTCTAGTCATCGTGTAGATGCCTAAAGGTGAAAACAAATAGGTCAGTTTTTCTCtttctcaactttttttttttcaacttcttGCCTTTTTCTTGCCTTGGGGTGCCTGGTGAGACCTCGCCTCGACCTTGCCTGGTCGTCTAGGTAGTGCCTAATTGAAGGCGCCTCGCCTGGAGGCTTTCCAAGCAAGGTGCCCGGATACCCTTGCCCGAGCACCCCGGCGCCTCTTGACAACACTGTTAAAATTTCTATTGGTCTTCTTCTTCAACAATCTCAAATTCTTACCAGTATCTTGATCGTAAGCCTCCTCCACAATCTGCATATCCTTGCttatcttctcttttttttttttttttttggcgttTAGGAATTCAACAAGTAAAAAAGTAGTTCAAGTGTTCACTAGGTCAATCTCAAATAGTACAAGAGTGCGAATATGCATTAGGCCAAGGTAAAATTAGTTAGTTAAGCTCTTTGATGCTATGATCCTCCATTTGTAATCAATGCTATAATCAGATGTGCTAAAAGgaactaatttataaatatttgtaAAATTTGTGGTGCCACAttgtgtattttctttttatcatgTCATGGGTTTTATTGTTGTATCACAAAAATGATAATTTAGCCATGAATTTACTTACTTTGCAATTTCAAATGTTCTATTTCACCTATGTtcaagtttttaaaatttttttagtttcaTAGCTGGATGCCTGGATATGGAGAAAAAGAAAGTGGTAGATTGATTAGCATACTAATTTTACTTGTTTCATAATTTTTTCTATGCATGCACATATTTGATCCACAAAAGTTTCAATTACAATTCCATATTTTTGACACCTGGAGTATAAATTGAAATGTTGTCAATAATTGGTTTATTTTTTTCTGCAACCTAAGGTTTGCTTAGCATTGCTATTTGAGTGTTTGTTGAGAAAAACACTACCTTAAATATATTAGCTAGAGACTGTTGATAATTAGTTTTAAGTTAAATTTGACATGTTTTGgtcataaaaattcaaaaatagctagacaatttttttaattgttttttttCAACATCTAAAATGGTGTTTTTCCAAAAAGTTGGAATTACAATCCCAAACATTGCCTTGAATCGGATTGCATAAAATATGGTGTAGACTTATAATGCATTCTACATAATATTCTTTACAATAAATTGATGCCAACTGAGGAGGATATATGTTAAGGTTAAATTCTTTTACatcttaattaattaagattttaACTCAGGAGCTTACATTTTTTTGCATTAAATTATATTTGAGATTTTACAAAAggctttcatcatggcattgtggTTAATAGTTCAAAAGTTGTAAATTGATGCTAAAACAAAGTTTTGCCAAGGTATCTGGCCTGCTATGACATTATTCTCAGAGAGAATTTTACCATTTAAAATTGACTTTTTTTTGGCATTGTGATGGGAACATTTTCTGACAGGGGAATTGGACAAAGTTCATGCAACAGTTTAAATATGATTAAGAAAAAGTTCTCTATCTCTTGCAATCCTTGTgcaaatatttttggtccatgtcAATTTTTTTACTGATAGCTGATTGATTGTGCAGATGGACATTTGTTGGCATATCAGAGATTGGAAAGTCCTGCATGATATTTTTCCTCCCTGGTGACTCCGATCAATAAGTTCTCATGTAATTTGAGACTTAACCTCTGATAAATTTCTTTCTGTATGTCTGGATATTGGACTTGTATTTGAGATGTTCAGTAGTTTTTTAGTTTGCTTCGTGGCTATTATGTTAACTTGTTAACCCTATCATGCTGCATAATGTTTTGATTTGTGGTCTGATAAAATTTCATCATGTTTACATTTACATTtcccttaatatatatatatatatatatatatatatatatatatatatatatataaagagcttTAAACTGAATTTTTTAGGAATTGTTTGGTTTCCTGCTAAAAAGTTCAGATGTACTAGATTCGTTTTCAAAACAGTAAAGTCTTCGGTGTTAAGTCTCGGTTAGAGCCAAATGAATAAAAACAATCACATTTTTACCTTTTAATTCTATaatgtaaaaattaaaaattgtctTTTATTTACATATGGaatttaatttttcaaagcaGAATATtgctttttttaaaaaagaaaatttaaatggcacaattatatcttttaattataaataattttcatatcaattaaaatttattagtcaATATGATAATGATGTGTCCTAATTTtaagtcaaaataatttattgtAAATTGACACTTGAATTATACATAAAAAATTTGGtggtatttttatgaaatatttagattataaatttaataattcaattaactaaaatatcaTTGATTGGTATAACATTACACTTAATTATTCAAACCAAATATGCtcttaaaacatattaaattatgAATCAAAATCTTACTTTACCAACTTAATGcaatttgaattaaaaacacaTTACATTATCAATGAAGTCTTCAAGTTGGAAGCTTGTCTAATCAATTGAATAGGAAAAAATGATTAGTCCATTAACCTTACGAATTACAATAGTGTTAAATTGGGCATTTTCATACCCCATTTGACAatgagaaaattattatttaatttttttttattttagtaaaattaattatttaatttttatatttttatttttaaaattttttttaaatttattttaaatcaaattttcagtTAATCAATATATTATTCAAAGgagttaaaaaatttatattttgaaaactaaataattaaaagattTGAAAAGAGAGATTATATAATTATGTTTTTTAAATtatagaaatgaaatgaaatttaaattaatatttaaaataattaaagagtttgaaaaataaaaaagtataagagttaattaatatattttttaaaataataaaattaaataattatttttatttaaataaagagGTTAAATAATGATTAAGTAAAAAAAAGTCATTATTTAATCAGTGATCTAACCCGACCGAAATAGCCCTTCTCTCCCTCTAAGCCCCTTCTTCCAAaaccccaaaaccctaaccctataaATTCCGCTTTCACCTTAAAACCTACTGCTCTGATCGCCACCTCTAAAATCCCACAAAAACCCTAATAAACCATAGCAGCTAAAGACACTGAGCCATGTCCGAAGTTGAGCTTTCCCGTTCAGAAAAGAAAAAGCACAAGAAAAAGAACAACACCCAAGCTATGGACGAACCAGATACAAAGCCAAAGGGCTCGGATGCTGCCGCTGGAGACTTCATGATCAAGCCCCAAAGCTTTACTCCGGCAATTGACACTTCCCAATGGCCAATTCTCTTGAAGAACTACGACCGCCTCAATGTTCGTACTGGTCACTACACGCCTCTCCCTTCTGGTTACTCTCCTCTCAAGCGTCCTCTTGCCGAGTACATCCGCTATGGTGTTATGAATCTTGATAAGCCTGCGAACCCATCTTCGCACGAAGTGGTTGCTTGGATCAAACGGATTTTGAGGGTCGAGAAAACAGGGCATAGTGGCACATTGGACCCTAAAGTTACAGGTAACTTGATTGTTTGTATTGATAGAGCTACCCGCCTTGTTAAATCTCAACAAGGTGCGGGAAAGGAGTATGTTTGTGTAGCAAGATTACATGATAAGGTGCCTGATGTTGCCAAAGTAGCTAGAGCGCTTGAGACTCTTACTGGTGCGGTTTTTCAAAGACCGCCATTGATTTCTGCTGTGAAAAGGCAGCTTAGGATTCGGACAATTTATGAGAGTAAGTTGTTGGAGTATGACCCAGATAGGCATTTGGTTGTTTTTTGGATTTCTTGTGAAGCTGGGACTTATGTTAGGACTATGTGCGTTCATTTGGGATTGATTCTTGGTGTTGGTGGGCATATGCAGGAGTTGAGGAGAGTGAGGTCTGGGATTTTGGGGGAGAGAGATAATATGGTGACTATGCATGATGTGATGGATGCTCAATGGGTTTATGACAATTATAGGGATGAGAGCTATTTGAGGAGAGTGATTATGCCTCTTGAAGTGCTTTTGACTAGTTATAAGAGATTGGTTGTGAAGGATTCTGCTGTGAATGCAATTTGTTATGGTGCCAAGCTGATGATTCCAGGATTGTTGAGGTTTGAGAATGATATTGGGGTTGGTGAGGAAGTTGTCCTGATGACTACCAAGGGTGAGGCGATTGCTCTGGGGATTGCAGAGATGACTACTGCAGTGATGGCTACATGTGATCATGGTGTCGTGGCAAAGATTAAGAGGGTTGTGATGGATCGGGATACTTACCCAAGGAAGTGGGGGTTGGGACCAAAGGCTTCGATGAAGAAGAAATTGATTGCAGAGGGGAAGTTGGATAAGCATGGGAAGCCAAATGGGAATACCCCTCAAGAATGGATGAGGAATTTGGTTTTGCCCACAGGAGGGGATTCTACAGTTGCTAGCATGGCTGCTGCAAGCGAGCCAGCAAAGGAGATTGCTGCAGAGAAGAAAGAGACTGGAGAATTggaggaggagaagaagaagaagaagaagaaaagcaaggATGGTGAAGATGGGGAGGGGCGCAAGCGCAAATTGGATGAAAGCACTGATAGCCCTACTGTTCAAGTTCCGGCTAAGAAAGTTAAAGTCGAAGAAGTTGAAAAGGAAGAGACAGTTGTGGTGAAGAAAGTAAAGGAAGGGAGGGTTGAAGAAAGTGAAGATgataagaaagagaaaaagaagaagaaaaagaagagtaaAGAAGACAGTGAAGCAGAAACTTTAGAGGAAAGGGAGACTGAGAAGGTTAAGAAAAAGGAGCACAGTGATAAAGGTGAAGCTGGATCACTCGACCCAGAGCAGTctgagaagaaaaagaagaagaagaagaaagacaaAGAGGCTGGGGAGGCTGCAACCGTTGATGATGGTAGAAGTAATGGTGAGGCTGATAGAAgtgagaagaaggagaagaagaagaagaaaaagaaggacAAAGATGCTGAAGAAGTGTAAACCTTTATTGAAGAGCTTTTTTATTTAATGGGTATTCCTAAATGAGTGCTTGTTCACGTTATGGCACCTGCAATGGTAATTTGGTAGTTTCTGTAATCTTTTTAATGCAGTTTCAGGACAATCATTTTCCATAACTTTGTTCTTCaagatagatttttttttttggcaacatTTTTGTATTATTCTATGTTATATGTCTATTGAATTGTTGTTTTCGTGAGCATTGGTTATTTTCCTTTCTGGATTGAAATTTCATGGCAATGCTCTTCTTCCTGCAGCATTTACTGGACaaatcattatttcttcattcctCTTTCCTTCCAACTTTCATATCCTATCTGCAATCAAAGAGCTAGCAAAATTTGTCTACTTCTAGAGTCAAAATCACGAACCCCTGTTTGGAATTTAGAAtcttttacaacaatttaattcaatgaatTTCTTTTTAGTCAATTCTTATGTGTAGAATGAACTTCAaaaaatttttactttttaagAAATAGAAATTAAGTATGATTATGTGAgaatttaattagttttttttttttaatgtttatgGGTAAGAGATATCATCCTGCATTCTCTTTAAAATTAGAAGTGTATGTTTCGAGTCTGTTCTTAGGGACATCCTTGTTCTAAGGGTGAGTCTCAGTATTCAgctgatttgttttaaaatttagtaagataaaaaaaaaagggtagaatTTTGTTCAAACAGAATTAAAAATCGAAATATTTCAATCAGTTATTTTATTATGGAGATCAAATCAAATTAGCTAAaagttttaaaaattcaaaaaaaaaaaaatctgaatttTATCAGTTGGTTCGATTTTCAGTTTAGAAGTAACAATGTTCACCCCTATTTGTTCTACTCGTTCGAAATATATGTTCCTTTCAGCTTATGAACCGTAACAAATGAAATGTAGCACACATTAGGGGCGTCTGTTAACATTAACTTA
Above is a genomic segment from Hevea brasiliensis isolate MT/VB/25A 57/8 chromosome 17, ASM3005281v1, whole genome shotgun sequence containing:
- the LOC110637952 gene encoding H/ACA ribonucleoprotein complex subunit 4 yields the protein MSEVELSRSEKKKHKKKNNTQAMDEPDTKPKGSDAAAGDFMIKPQSFTPAIDTSQWPILLKNYDRLNVRTGHYTPLPSGYSPLKRPLAEYIRYGVMNLDKPANPSSHEVVAWIKRILRVEKTGHSGTLDPKVTGNLIVCIDRATRLVKSQQGAGKEYVCVARLHDKVPDVAKVARALETLTGAVFQRPPLISAVKRQLRIRTIYESKLLEYDPDRHLVVFWISCEAGTYVRTMCVHLGLILGVGGHMQELRRVRSGILGERDNMVTMHDVMDAQWVYDNYRDESYLRRVIMPLEVLLTSYKRLVVKDSAVNAICYGAKLMIPGLLRFENDIGVGEEVVLMTTKGEAIALGIAEMTTAVMATCDHGVVAKIKRVVMDRDTYPRKWGLGPKASMKKKLIAEGKLDKHGKPNGNTPQEWMRNLVLPTGGDSTVASMAAASEPAKEIAAEKKETGELEEEKKKKKKKSKDGEDGEGRKRKLDESTDSPTVQVPAKKVKVEEVEKEETVVVKKVKEGRVEESEDDKKEKKKKKKKSKEDSEAETLEERETEKVKKKEHSDKGEAGSLDPEQSEKKKKKKKKDKEAGEAATVDDGRSNGEADRSEKKEKKKKKKKDKDAEEV
- the LOC131175334 gene encoding NADH dehydrogenase [ubiquinone] 1 beta subcomplex subunit 3-B-like; this encodes MGKPLGTTGEFFRRRDEWRKHPMLTNQFRHAVPGLGIGLVAFGIYLVGEQVYNKLYAPSSSHHASSSSHSH